Proteins from one Ahaetulla prasina isolate Xishuangbanna chromosome 2, ASM2864084v1, whole genome shotgun sequence genomic window:
- the LOC131190381 gene encoding zinc finger protein RFP-like, with protein MDLQQIVQKLQQELTCSICFKSFLNPTTLACGHNFCHACLVSYWSQFPIETACPQCQEKIPQLSFIPNVQLMNITKLVKKLSVDIKQIATEGHVCKKHPPTLQAFCKNELVLFCSMCDLSQEHLTHDVIPVAEAAQEYKGHLLNVMGTLKKEKRKISKHQSDEGTQAVSLIRQIDQERRFVMAEFNAIRRFLQEQENFLLLKVLEGLEKGMLWEKAKHAATLFREVSAFDELIHTVKEKCQQSAVELLQDVGSTLTRCKQALVDPVTLPPWVKLGVCDLYDFNTFLGTLMKQFKDTLLSGYQIQKGNVTLDPDTAHPKLILSEDLKSCWLGRKSQKLVMDDKRFDLMMCVLGREMFVTGRHFWEVAVENEGDWAVGVARRSVKRKGVQAFRYMEGIWAVAKCCHRMWVHMNPPVLVSGPMQWQIKKIRVSLNYHGGRVAFCDGERGNLLHSFSGISFAGEPICPFFWIEKKTRLSLCP; from the exons ATGGACCTGCAGCAAATTGTACAGAAGCTGCAACAGGAACTAACCTGTTCCATTTGTTTCAAGAGTTTCTTAAATCCGACAACGCTTGCCTGCGGGCACAATTTCTGCCATGCCTGCCTTGTGAGTTACTGGAGCCAATTTCCCATCGAGACTGCTTGCCCTCAGTGTCAGGAGAAAATTCCTCAACTGAGCTTTATACCAAATGTCCAGCTGATGAATATTACAAAACTGGTCAAAAAATTGAGCGTCGATATAAAGCAAATCGCAACCGAGGGCCATGTGTGTAAGAAGCACCCTCCAACTCTCCAGGCTTTCTGCAAGAATGAGCTTGTCCTCTTCTGTTCGATGTGTGACTTATCTCAGGAGCATCTGACTCATGATGTTATCCCTGTGGCTGAAGCTGCCCAAGAGTACAAG ggcCATTTGTTAAACGTCATGGGGActttaaagaaagagaaaagaaagatttcAAAACATCAATCGGACGAAGGAACCCAAGCTGTGTCCCTAATT CGTCAAATAGATCAAGAGAGGCGATTTGTCATGGCTGAATTTAACGCAATACGCCGATTTTTGCAAGAACAAGAGAACTTTCTGCTGCTTAAAGTGCTGGAAGGCTTAGAGAAGGGGATGCTGTGGGAAAAGGCTAAGCATGCAGCCACCTTATTCCGGGAAGTCTCAGCTTTCGATGAACTTATCCACACAGTCAAAGAGAAGTGCCAACAATCAGCAGTTGAGCTTCTGCAG gATGTGGGAAGCACTCTTACGAG GTGCAAGCAAGCACTTGTGGATCCAGTAACGCTTCCTCCGTGGGTGAAATTGGGAGTCTGCGATTTATATGACTTCAATACTTTTCTAGGGACTCTCATGAAACAATTCAAAG ATACCCTGCTATCTGGATATCAGATTCAGAAAG GAAATGTGACTCTGGATCCTGACACAGCTCATCCCAAGCTCATTCTCTCAGAAGATCTTAAAAGCTGCTGGTTGGGCAGAAAAAGCCAAAAGCTCGTCATGGACGACAAGAGATTTGACCTCATGATGTGTGTGTTGGGACGCGAAATGTTTGTCACCGGCAGGCATTTCTGGGAAGTTGCTGTGGAAAATGAGGGCGACTGGGCGGTCGGAGTTGCCCGACGTTCAGTGAAGAGAAAGGGTGTTCAGGCCTTTCGTTACATGGAAGGGATCTGGGCAGTGGCAAAGTGTTGTCACCGCATGTGGGTGCACATGAACCCCCCGGTTTTAGTGTCTGGGCCGATGCAGTGGCAGATCAAGAAGATTCGAGTCTCTCTGAACTACCATGGAGGCCGGGTGGCTTTTTGTGATGGCGAAAGAGGAAACCTGCTCCATTCCTTCTCGGGAATCTCGTTTGCTGGAGAACCCATTTGCCCTTTCTTTTGGATTGAGAAGAAAACCCGTCTCTCGCTTTGCCCCTAA